Proteins co-encoded in one Malus sylvestris chromosome 9, drMalSylv7.2, whole genome shotgun sequence genomic window:
- the LOC126583509 gene encoding DExH-box ATP-dependent RNA helicase DExH17 isoform X3, whose product MDSYTLKSMSDLPAPFRSSFNFRYFNSLQSECFPVCFHSDTNMVVSAPTGSGKTVIFELCILRLLSRFLSEDGRLGRTNGTLKTKFDAVTRYRAKDGGMSFFSDIALLLIDEVHLLNDPRGAVLEAIVSRIKMLAQNPELKSSSLAHVRFLAVSATIPNIEDLAEWLKVPVQGIKRFGEEMRPVKLTTKVFGYTPAKNDFLFEKRLQNYIFDILMQYSRGKSALVFCSTRKGAQEAAQRLTQTVMAFGHSNPFIKSREQQERLREASFSCGDKQMQSYIPYGVGYHNGGLSMKDRNLIESLFLKGDIQVLCTTNTLAHGINLPAHTVVIKSTQHFNKEKGLYMEYDRSTILQMCGRAGRPPFDDTGMVVIMTRKDTVHLYENLLNGCEMVESQLLSCLTEHLTAEIVQLTVSNIPRAIEWMKCSFLYVRMKKNPVHYSVRKVISKDRIEKHMQEVCLQKVNELSQHQMIWTDKDGFLLKPLEPGRLMTKYYLKFDTMKHIMQTPVNCSLEDALHVICRAEEISWIQLRRSEKKLLNDINADKDGRLRFHALGDKGRRQKRIQTREEKTFVLANDCLTGDPSVHDLSLTQDMNSICSNGCRIARCMKEFFIYQKNYKGALNSMLLAKSLYQKLWDDSPYLLKQLPGIGMVTAKALHSMGVRSFDTLAEADPRRIEIVTGRKYPFGNHLKESLHSLPPKVEMKFEENECQRQGKLKLVVTLTRLSPTLQPTKRHYADMIIGSEEDNLIVFHEKIRVEEFSSPYSATILLSNPQQGKLTVKADLVFEEYIGIDLSQKLVLMKEGNNKRGKKPPSCPPPKEVCVIEDDAETIRQAPTKEHPKSTKSKRVDGSMPSFNLLDDEFEEDEVAAKDEEEDCKIITHQTVFDHIREKAKNFPVLVASNGAHSASTEPLVLTRKRAREKQIEPHREFEVLEELEWNKIPRRTAVNPSSKPKEAEQNQHNTNNLPTPRSSATLNPMDDREAGLPLEPEDGTFKTARDETIFEHIRTKAKNFPVINKPKVVDSGYPTMKEHPSKSRLEFSIDTTGTLKGTAKSNKVPRDTAFDSDSGTRKASNVSPRGLGDGAAKMLSFDISMLKNTKKSPEPGSAGKRKHELSPLVPQRQWCSLTSAGKTREADTFLGFESIFSFL is encoded by the exons ATGGATTCGTATACACTGAAGTCCATGTCAGATTTGCCTGCTCCCTTTCGATCATCGTTTAATTTTAG GTACTTCAATTCTCTGCAGAGCGAATGTTTTCCTGTTTGTTTCCACTCAGATACAAACATGGTTGTGTCAGCACCAACTGGAAGCGGTAAAACAGTCATCTTCGAGCTTTGCATTCTGAGGCTCCTTTCACGATTTCTCTCTGAGGATGGGAGGCTTGGTCGTACAAATGGAACTCTCAAAAca AAATTTGATGCAGTAACCAGGTATCGTGCAAAGGATGGTGGAATGAGCTTTTTCAGTGATATAGCACTTCTACTTATTGATGAAGTTCATCTGTTGAATGATCCTCGTGGAGCGGTTTTGGAGGCAATAGTTAGTAGAATAAAAATGCTTGCTCAGAACCCTGAATTAAAATCAAGCTCTCTGGCTCACGTACGTTTTCTGGCTGTGTCTGCCACCATTCCAAATATTGAGGACCTTG CGGAATGGCTCAAGGTTCCTGTCCAGGGAATTAAAAG gtttggagaagaaatgaggcCTGTAAAGTTGACAACAAAAGTTTTTG GTTACACCCCCGCAAAAAATGATTTTCTATTTGAAAAG CGCCTTCAAAACTACATTTTCG ATATCCTCATGCAATATTCAAGAGGGAAATCCGCTTTGGTTTTCTGTTCAACTAGAAAAGGTGCACAAGAAGCAGCACAGAGGCTCACGCAGACAGTCATGGCCTTTGGCCACTCAAATCCATTCATTAAAAGCAGAGAACAGCAAGAGAGGCTAAGGGAAGCTTCATTTTCATGTGGTGACAAACAAATGCAATCTTATATTCCTTACGGTG TTGGTTATCACAACGGTGGCCTTTCCATGAAGGATCGTAACCTCATTGAAAGTCTTTTTCTTAAGGGTGATATTCAAGTTTTGTGCACAACAAATACCCTTGCTCATGGAATCAACCTACCAGCACATACAGTAGTTATAAAATCAACACAGCACTT CAACAAAGAAAAAGGTCTCTACATGGAATATGACCGGTCTACAATACTACAG ATGTGTGGGAGGGCTGGCCGACCACCATTTGATGATACAGGAATGGTTGTAATCATGACAAGAAAAGACACG GTTCACTTGTACGAAAATCTATTGAATGGATGCGAGATGGTGGAATCACA ATTGCTTTCATGTTTGACGGAGCATTTAACCGCTGAGATAGTTCAATTGACTGTCTCTAATATTCCAAGGGCAATTGAATGGATGAAGTGCTCTTTCTTGTACGTGAGAATGAAGAAG AACCCTGTGCACTATTCAGTTAGAAAAGTGATTTCTAAAGACCGTATAGAAAAGCATATGCAAG AGGTCTGTCTGCAGAAAGTTAATGAGTTGTCACAGCATCAGATGATATGGACGGATAAGGATGGTTTTCTTTTGAAACCACTAG AACCTGGGAGGCTGATGACAAAATACTACTTGAAATTTGACACAATGAAACACATTATGCAGACACCTGTAAACTGCAGTTTGGAAGATGCTCTTCATGTTATATGTCGAGCTGAGGAAATTTCAT GGATACAACTCAGACGCAGTGAGAAGAAGCTTTTAAATGACATAAATGCTGATAAAGATGGCCGACTTCGCTTTCATGCCCTTGGTGACAAAGGGAGGCGACAAAAGCGTATTCAGACCAGAGAAGAAAAAACATTTGTTCTGGCTAATGACTGCTTGACCGGTGATCCTTCGGTTCATGATCTATCCCTTACTCAG GATATGAACTCTATATGCTCAAATGGCTGTAGAATTGCAAGGTGTATgaaagaattttttatttaccaAAAGAACTATAAGGGAGCCTTGAACTCGATGCTTCTGGCAAAGTCGTTATATCAAAAACTCTGGGATGACAGCCCATACCTGCTGAAACAATTACCCGGGATTGGAATGGTGACTGCAAAG GCACTACATTCAATGGGAGTCAGATCGTTCGACACACTGGCTGAGGCTGATCCTAGGAGAATAGAGATAGTCACTGGTCGAAAATACCCATTTGGAAACCATTTAAAAGAGTCTCTACATTCACTACCTCCAAAAGTTGAGATGAAGTTCGAAGAAAATGAGTGTCAGAGGCAAGGGAAACTGAAGCTCGTGGTAACATTGACTAGGCTATCACCGACACTCCAACCAACCAAACGACATTATGCTGATATG ATTATTGGTTCAGAAGAGGATAACCTGATTGTCTTTCATGAGAAGATAAG AGTGGAGGAATTCTCCAG CCCCTATAGCGCAACAATTCTTCTGTCGAATCCCCAACAAGGAAAGCTCACTGTAAAGGCTGATCTTGTTTTTGAAGAATACA TCGGCATTGATCTCTCCCAGAAACTTGTATTAATGAAGGAAGGCAATAACAAGCGGGGAAAAAAGCCGCCTTCTTGTCCTCCACCTAAGGAAGTATGTGTCATAGAGGATGATGCTGAAACTATACGTCAGGCTCCAACGAAAGAGCATCCCAAATCGACCAAATCCAAAAGGGTAGATGGTTCCAT GCCGAGTTTCAACCTCCTGGATGATGAGTTCGAAGAAG ACGAGGTTGCTGCCAAAGATGAAGAGGAGGATTGCAAAATCATCACACACCAAACGGTATTTGATCACATACGTGAAAAGGCAAAGAACTTCCCCGTCTTGGTGGCATCAAATGGTGCGCATTCTGCATCCACAGAGCCCTTGGTTTTGACAAGAAAGCGTGCTCGTGAGAAGCAGATTGAACCCCATAGAGAATTCGAGGTTCTGGAAGAGTTAGAATGGAATAAAATTCCAAGGCGGACTGCGGTGAATCCATCTTCAAAACCCAAAGAGGCAGAACAAAATCAACATAACACGAACAATCTCCCTACTCCCAGAAGCTCGGCTACCTTGAACCCGATGGATGACAGAG AAGCTGGTCTTCCTCTTGAACCCGAAGATGGAACTTTCAAAACTGCAAGAGATGAAACAATATTTGAGCACATTCGAACAAAAGCTAAGAATTTTCCGGTGATCAATAAACCGAAAGTGGTGGATTCTGGTTATCCAACCATGAAAGAACATCCTTCCAAGAGTCGCCTTGAATTTAGTATCGATACGACTGGCACGCTGAAAGGAACAGCAAAGTCAAACAAAGTTCCGAGAGACACTGCATTCGACTCAGATTCGGGAACCAGAAAAGCATCAAATGTGTCTCCTAGAGGTTTAGGCGACGGTGCTGCAAAAATGCTGTCTTTTGATATCTCCATGTTGAAGAATACGAAGAAATCACCGGAACCAGGCAGTGCTGGCAAGAGGAAACATGAGCTTTCTCCGCTTGTACCACAAAGGCAGTGGTGCTCGTTGACATCTGCTGGCAAAACCAGGGAAGCAGACACATTTCTTGGATTTGAGAGTATCTTTTCGTTCCTCTGA
- the LOC126583509 gene encoding DExH-box ATP-dependent RNA helicase DExH17 isoform X2, translating into MDSYTLKSMSDLPAPFRSSFNFRYFNSLQSECFPVCFHSDTNMVVSAPTGSGKTVIFELCILRLLSRFLSEDGRLGRTNGTLKTIYIAPSKALVQEKVRDWNQKFGSWGITCLELTGDNESYNIRNIQEADIILTTPEKFDAVTRYRAKDGGMSFFSDIALLLIDEVHLLNDPRGAVLEAIVSRIKMLAQNPELKSSSLAHVRFLAVSATIPNIEDLAEWLKVPVQGIKRFGEEMRPVKLTTKVFGYTPAKNDFLFEKRLQNYIFDILMQYSRGKSALVFCSTRKGAQEAAQRLTQTVMAFGHSNPFIKSREQQERLREASFSCGDKQMQSYIPYGVGYHNGGLSMKDRNLIESLFLKGDIQVLCTTNTLAHGINLPAHTVVIKSTQHFNKEKGLYMEYDRSTILQMCGRAGRPPFDDTGMVVIMTRKDTVHLYENLLNGCEMVESQLLSCLTEHLTAEIVQLTVSNIPRAIEWMKCSFLYVRMKKNPVHYSVRKVISKDRIEKHMQEVCLQKVNELSQHQMIWTDKDGFLLKPLEPGRLMTKYYLKFDTMKHIMQTPVNCSLEDALHVICRAEEISWIQLRRSEKKLLNDINADKDGRLRFHALGDKGRRQKRIQTREEKTFVLANDCLTGDPSVHDLSLTQDMNSICSNGCRIARCMKEFFIYQKNYKGALNSMLLAKSLYQKLWDDSPYLLKQLPGIGMVTAKALHSMGVRSFDTLAEADPRRIEIVTGRKYPFGNHLKESLHSLPPKVEMKFEENECQRQGKLKLVVTLTRLSPTLQPTKRHYADMIIGSEEDNLIVFHEKIRVEEFSSPYSATILLSNPQQGKLTVKADLVFEEYIGIDLSQKLVLMKEGNNKRGKKPPSCPPPKEVCVIEDDAETIRQAPTKEHPKSTKSKRVDGSMPSFNLLDDEFEEDEVAAKDEEEDCKIITHQTVFDHIREKAKNFPVLVASNGAHSASTEPLVLTRKRAREKQIEPHREFEVLEELEWNKIPRRTAVNPSSKPKEAEQNQHNTNNLPTPRSSATLNPMDDRAGLPLEPEDGTFKTARDETIFEHIRTKAKNFPVINKPKVVDSGYPTMKEHPSKSRLEFSIDTTGTLKGTAKSNKVPRDTAFDSDSGTRKASNVSPRGLGDGAAKMLSFDISMLKNTKKSPEPGSAGKRKHELSPLVPQRQWCSLTSAGKTREADTFLGFESIFSFL; encoded by the exons ATGGATTCGTATACACTGAAGTCCATGTCAGATTTGCCTGCTCCCTTTCGATCATCGTTTAATTTTAG GTACTTCAATTCTCTGCAGAGCGAATGTTTTCCTGTTTGTTTCCACTCAGATACAAACATGGTTGTGTCAGCACCAACTGGAAGCGGTAAAACAGTCATCTTCGAGCTTTGCATTCTGAGGCTCCTTTCACGATTTCTCTCTGAGGATGGGAGGCTTGGTCGTACAAATGGAACTCTCAAAAca ATCTATATAGCCCCATCAAAGGCTTTAGTCCAGGAGAAGGTTCGTGACTGGAACCAGAAGTTCGGGTCTTGGGGGATAACTTGCTTGGAGCTTACTGGAGATAATGAATCTTACAACATCAGGAATATACAGGAAGCAGACATTATATTAACCACTCCTGAG AAATTTGATGCAGTAACCAGGTATCGTGCAAAGGATGGTGGAATGAGCTTTTTCAGTGATATAGCACTTCTACTTATTGATGAAGTTCATCTGTTGAATGATCCTCGTGGAGCGGTTTTGGAGGCAATAGTTAGTAGAATAAAAATGCTTGCTCAGAACCCTGAATTAAAATCAAGCTCTCTGGCTCACGTACGTTTTCTGGCTGTGTCTGCCACCATTCCAAATATTGAGGACCTTG CGGAATGGCTCAAGGTTCCTGTCCAGGGAATTAAAAG gtttggagaagaaatgaggcCTGTAAAGTTGACAACAAAAGTTTTTG GTTACACCCCCGCAAAAAATGATTTTCTATTTGAAAAG CGCCTTCAAAACTACATTTTCG ATATCCTCATGCAATATTCAAGAGGGAAATCCGCTTTGGTTTTCTGTTCAACTAGAAAAGGTGCACAAGAAGCAGCACAGAGGCTCACGCAGACAGTCATGGCCTTTGGCCACTCAAATCCATTCATTAAAAGCAGAGAACAGCAAGAGAGGCTAAGGGAAGCTTCATTTTCATGTGGTGACAAACAAATGCAATCTTATATTCCTTACGGTG TTGGTTATCACAACGGTGGCCTTTCCATGAAGGATCGTAACCTCATTGAAAGTCTTTTTCTTAAGGGTGATATTCAAGTTTTGTGCACAACAAATACCCTTGCTCATGGAATCAACCTACCAGCACATACAGTAGTTATAAAATCAACACAGCACTT CAACAAAGAAAAAGGTCTCTACATGGAATATGACCGGTCTACAATACTACAG ATGTGTGGGAGGGCTGGCCGACCACCATTTGATGATACAGGAATGGTTGTAATCATGACAAGAAAAGACACG GTTCACTTGTACGAAAATCTATTGAATGGATGCGAGATGGTGGAATCACA ATTGCTTTCATGTTTGACGGAGCATTTAACCGCTGAGATAGTTCAATTGACTGTCTCTAATATTCCAAGGGCAATTGAATGGATGAAGTGCTCTTTCTTGTACGTGAGAATGAAGAAG AACCCTGTGCACTATTCAGTTAGAAAAGTGATTTCTAAAGACCGTATAGAAAAGCATATGCAAG AGGTCTGTCTGCAGAAAGTTAATGAGTTGTCACAGCATCAGATGATATGGACGGATAAGGATGGTTTTCTTTTGAAACCACTAG AACCTGGGAGGCTGATGACAAAATACTACTTGAAATTTGACACAATGAAACACATTATGCAGACACCTGTAAACTGCAGTTTGGAAGATGCTCTTCATGTTATATGTCGAGCTGAGGAAATTTCAT GGATACAACTCAGACGCAGTGAGAAGAAGCTTTTAAATGACATAAATGCTGATAAAGATGGCCGACTTCGCTTTCATGCCCTTGGTGACAAAGGGAGGCGACAAAAGCGTATTCAGACCAGAGAAGAAAAAACATTTGTTCTGGCTAATGACTGCTTGACCGGTGATCCTTCGGTTCATGATCTATCCCTTACTCAG GATATGAACTCTATATGCTCAAATGGCTGTAGAATTGCAAGGTGTATgaaagaattttttatttaccaAAAGAACTATAAGGGAGCCTTGAACTCGATGCTTCTGGCAAAGTCGTTATATCAAAAACTCTGGGATGACAGCCCATACCTGCTGAAACAATTACCCGGGATTGGAATGGTGACTGCAAAG GCACTACATTCAATGGGAGTCAGATCGTTCGACACACTGGCTGAGGCTGATCCTAGGAGAATAGAGATAGTCACTGGTCGAAAATACCCATTTGGAAACCATTTAAAAGAGTCTCTACATTCACTACCTCCAAAAGTTGAGATGAAGTTCGAAGAAAATGAGTGTCAGAGGCAAGGGAAACTGAAGCTCGTGGTAACATTGACTAGGCTATCACCGACACTCCAACCAACCAAACGACATTATGCTGATATG ATTATTGGTTCAGAAGAGGATAACCTGATTGTCTTTCATGAGAAGATAAG AGTGGAGGAATTCTCCAG CCCCTATAGCGCAACAATTCTTCTGTCGAATCCCCAACAAGGAAAGCTCACTGTAAAGGCTGATCTTGTTTTTGAAGAATACA TCGGCATTGATCTCTCCCAGAAACTTGTATTAATGAAGGAAGGCAATAACAAGCGGGGAAAAAAGCCGCCTTCTTGTCCTCCACCTAAGGAAGTATGTGTCATAGAGGATGATGCTGAAACTATACGTCAGGCTCCAACGAAAGAGCATCCCAAATCGACCAAATCCAAAAGGGTAGATGGTTCCAT GCCGAGTTTCAACCTCCTGGATGATGAGTTCGAAGAAG ACGAGGTTGCTGCCAAAGATGAAGAGGAGGATTGCAAAATCATCACACACCAAACGGTATTTGATCACATACGTGAAAAGGCAAAGAACTTCCCCGTCTTGGTGGCATCAAATGGTGCGCATTCTGCATCCACAGAGCCCTTGGTTTTGACAAGAAAGCGTGCTCGTGAGAAGCAGATTGAACCCCATAGAGAATTCGAGGTTCTGGAAGAGTTAGAATGGAATAAAATTCCAAGGCGGACTGCGGTGAATCCATCTTCAAAACCCAAAGAGGCAGAACAAAATCAACATAACACGAACAATCTCCCTACTCCCAGAAGCTCGGCTACCTTGAACCCGATGGATGACAGAG CTGGTCTTCCTCTTGAACCCGAAGATGGAACTTTCAAAACTGCAAGAGATGAAACAATATTTGAGCACATTCGAACAAAAGCTAAGAATTTTCCGGTGATCAATAAACCGAAAGTGGTGGATTCTGGTTATCCAACCATGAAAGAACATCCTTCCAAGAGTCGCCTTGAATTTAGTATCGATACGACTGGCACGCTGAAAGGAACAGCAAAGTCAAACAAAGTTCCGAGAGACACTGCATTCGACTCAGATTCGGGAACCAGAAAAGCATCAAATGTGTCTCCTAGAGGTTTAGGCGACGGTGCTGCAAAAATGCTGTCTTTTGATATCTCCATGTTGAAGAATACGAAGAAATCACCGGAACCAGGCAGTGCTGGCAAGAGGAAACATGAGCTTTCTCCGCTTGTACCACAAAGGCAGTGGTGCTCGTTGACATCTGCTGGCAAAACCAGGGAAGCAGACACATTTCTTGGATTTGAGAGTATCTTTTCGTTCCTCTGA
- the LOC126583509 gene encoding DExH-box ATP-dependent RNA helicase DExH17 isoform X1, producing the protein MDSYTLKSMSDLPAPFRSSFNFRYFNSLQSECFPVCFHSDTNMVVSAPTGSGKTVIFELCILRLLSRFLSEDGRLGRTNGTLKTIYIAPSKALVQEKVRDWNQKFGSWGITCLELTGDNESYNIRNIQEADIILTTPEKFDAVTRYRAKDGGMSFFSDIALLLIDEVHLLNDPRGAVLEAIVSRIKMLAQNPELKSSSLAHVRFLAVSATIPNIEDLAEWLKVPVQGIKRFGEEMRPVKLTTKVFGYTPAKNDFLFEKRLQNYIFDILMQYSRGKSALVFCSTRKGAQEAAQRLTQTVMAFGHSNPFIKSREQQERLREASFSCGDKQMQSYIPYGVGYHNGGLSMKDRNLIESLFLKGDIQVLCTTNTLAHGINLPAHTVVIKSTQHFNKEKGLYMEYDRSTILQMCGRAGRPPFDDTGMVVIMTRKDTVHLYENLLNGCEMVESQLLSCLTEHLTAEIVQLTVSNIPRAIEWMKCSFLYVRMKKNPVHYSVRKVISKDRIEKHMQEVCLQKVNELSQHQMIWTDKDGFLLKPLEPGRLMTKYYLKFDTMKHIMQTPVNCSLEDALHVICRAEEISWIQLRRSEKKLLNDINADKDGRLRFHALGDKGRRQKRIQTREEKTFVLANDCLTGDPSVHDLSLTQDMNSICSNGCRIARCMKEFFIYQKNYKGALNSMLLAKSLYQKLWDDSPYLLKQLPGIGMVTAKALHSMGVRSFDTLAEADPRRIEIVTGRKYPFGNHLKESLHSLPPKVEMKFEENECQRQGKLKLVVTLTRLSPTLQPTKRHYADMIIGSEEDNLIVFHEKIRVEEFSSPYSATILLSNPQQGKLTVKADLVFEEYIGIDLSQKLVLMKEGNNKRGKKPPSCPPPKEVCVIEDDAETIRQAPTKEHPKSTKSKRVDGSMPSFNLLDDEFEEDEVAAKDEEEDCKIITHQTVFDHIREKAKNFPVLVASNGAHSASTEPLVLTRKRAREKQIEPHREFEVLEELEWNKIPRRTAVNPSSKPKEAEQNQHNTNNLPTPRSSATLNPMDDREAGLPLEPEDGTFKTARDETIFEHIRTKAKNFPVINKPKVVDSGYPTMKEHPSKSRLEFSIDTTGTLKGTAKSNKVPRDTAFDSDSGTRKASNVSPRGLGDGAAKMLSFDISMLKNTKKSPEPGSAGKRKHELSPLVPQRQWCSLTSAGKTREADTFLGFESIFSFL; encoded by the exons ATGGATTCGTATACACTGAAGTCCATGTCAGATTTGCCTGCTCCCTTTCGATCATCGTTTAATTTTAG GTACTTCAATTCTCTGCAGAGCGAATGTTTTCCTGTTTGTTTCCACTCAGATACAAACATGGTTGTGTCAGCACCAACTGGAAGCGGTAAAACAGTCATCTTCGAGCTTTGCATTCTGAGGCTCCTTTCACGATTTCTCTCTGAGGATGGGAGGCTTGGTCGTACAAATGGAACTCTCAAAAca ATCTATATAGCCCCATCAAAGGCTTTAGTCCAGGAGAAGGTTCGTGACTGGAACCAGAAGTTCGGGTCTTGGGGGATAACTTGCTTGGAGCTTACTGGAGATAATGAATCTTACAACATCAGGAATATACAGGAAGCAGACATTATATTAACCACTCCTGAG AAATTTGATGCAGTAACCAGGTATCGTGCAAAGGATGGTGGAATGAGCTTTTTCAGTGATATAGCACTTCTACTTATTGATGAAGTTCATCTGTTGAATGATCCTCGTGGAGCGGTTTTGGAGGCAATAGTTAGTAGAATAAAAATGCTTGCTCAGAACCCTGAATTAAAATCAAGCTCTCTGGCTCACGTACGTTTTCTGGCTGTGTCTGCCACCATTCCAAATATTGAGGACCTTG CGGAATGGCTCAAGGTTCCTGTCCAGGGAATTAAAAG gtttggagaagaaatgaggcCTGTAAAGTTGACAACAAAAGTTTTTG GTTACACCCCCGCAAAAAATGATTTTCTATTTGAAAAG CGCCTTCAAAACTACATTTTCG ATATCCTCATGCAATATTCAAGAGGGAAATCCGCTTTGGTTTTCTGTTCAACTAGAAAAGGTGCACAAGAAGCAGCACAGAGGCTCACGCAGACAGTCATGGCCTTTGGCCACTCAAATCCATTCATTAAAAGCAGAGAACAGCAAGAGAGGCTAAGGGAAGCTTCATTTTCATGTGGTGACAAACAAATGCAATCTTATATTCCTTACGGTG TTGGTTATCACAACGGTGGCCTTTCCATGAAGGATCGTAACCTCATTGAAAGTCTTTTTCTTAAGGGTGATATTCAAGTTTTGTGCACAACAAATACCCTTGCTCATGGAATCAACCTACCAGCACATACAGTAGTTATAAAATCAACACAGCACTT CAACAAAGAAAAAGGTCTCTACATGGAATATGACCGGTCTACAATACTACAG ATGTGTGGGAGGGCTGGCCGACCACCATTTGATGATACAGGAATGGTTGTAATCATGACAAGAAAAGACACG GTTCACTTGTACGAAAATCTATTGAATGGATGCGAGATGGTGGAATCACA ATTGCTTTCATGTTTGACGGAGCATTTAACCGCTGAGATAGTTCAATTGACTGTCTCTAATATTCCAAGGGCAATTGAATGGATGAAGTGCTCTTTCTTGTACGTGAGAATGAAGAAG AACCCTGTGCACTATTCAGTTAGAAAAGTGATTTCTAAAGACCGTATAGAAAAGCATATGCAAG AGGTCTGTCTGCAGAAAGTTAATGAGTTGTCACAGCATCAGATGATATGGACGGATAAGGATGGTTTTCTTTTGAAACCACTAG AACCTGGGAGGCTGATGACAAAATACTACTTGAAATTTGACACAATGAAACACATTATGCAGACACCTGTAAACTGCAGTTTGGAAGATGCTCTTCATGTTATATGTCGAGCTGAGGAAATTTCAT GGATACAACTCAGACGCAGTGAGAAGAAGCTTTTAAATGACATAAATGCTGATAAAGATGGCCGACTTCGCTTTCATGCCCTTGGTGACAAAGGGAGGCGACAAAAGCGTATTCAGACCAGAGAAGAAAAAACATTTGTTCTGGCTAATGACTGCTTGACCGGTGATCCTTCGGTTCATGATCTATCCCTTACTCAG GATATGAACTCTATATGCTCAAATGGCTGTAGAATTGCAAGGTGTATgaaagaattttttatttaccaAAAGAACTATAAGGGAGCCTTGAACTCGATGCTTCTGGCAAAGTCGTTATATCAAAAACTCTGGGATGACAGCCCATACCTGCTGAAACAATTACCCGGGATTGGAATGGTGACTGCAAAG GCACTACATTCAATGGGAGTCAGATCGTTCGACACACTGGCTGAGGCTGATCCTAGGAGAATAGAGATAGTCACTGGTCGAAAATACCCATTTGGAAACCATTTAAAAGAGTCTCTACATTCACTACCTCCAAAAGTTGAGATGAAGTTCGAAGAAAATGAGTGTCAGAGGCAAGGGAAACTGAAGCTCGTGGTAACATTGACTAGGCTATCACCGACACTCCAACCAACCAAACGACATTATGCTGATATG ATTATTGGTTCAGAAGAGGATAACCTGATTGTCTTTCATGAGAAGATAAG AGTGGAGGAATTCTCCAG CCCCTATAGCGCAACAATTCTTCTGTCGAATCCCCAACAAGGAAAGCTCACTGTAAAGGCTGATCTTGTTTTTGAAGAATACA TCGGCATTGATCTCTCCCAGAAACTTGTATTAATGAAGGAAGGCAATAACAAGCGGGGAAAAAAGCCGCCTTCTTGTCCTCCACCTAAGGAAGTATGTGTCATAGAGGATGATGCTGAAACTATACGTCAGGCTCCAACGAAAGAGCATCCCAAATCGACCAAATCCAAAAGGGTAGATGGTTCCAT GCCGAGTTTCAACCTCCTGGATGATGAGTTCGAAGAAG ACGAGGTTGCTGCCAAAGATGAAGAGGAGGATTGCAAAATCATCACACACCAAACGGTATTTGATCACATACGTGAAAAGGCAAAGAACTTCCCCGTCTTGGTGGCATCAAATGGTGCGCATTCTGCATCCACAGAGCCCTTGGTTTTGACAAGAAAGCGTGCTCGTGAGAAGCAGATTGAACCCCATAGAGAATTCGAGGTTCTGGAAGAGTTAGAATGGAATAAAATTCCAAGGCGGACTGCGGTGAATCCATCTTCAAAACCCAAAGAGGCAGAACAAAATCAACATAACACGAACAATCTCCCTACTCCCAGAAGCTCGGCTACCTTGAACCCGATGGATGACAGAG AAGCTGGTCTTCCTCTTGAACCCGAAGATGGAACTTTCAAAACTGCAAGAGATGAAACAATATTTGAGCACATTCGAACAAAAGCTAAGAATTTTCCGGTGATCAATAAACCGAAAGTGGTGGATTCTGGTTATCCAACCATGAAAGAACATCCTTCCAAGAGTCGCCTTGAATTTAGTATCGATACGACTGGCACGCTGAAAGGAACAGCAAAGTCAAACAAAGTTCCGAGAGACACTGCATTCGACTCAGATTCGGGAACCAGAAAAGCATCAAATGTGTCTCCTAGAGGTTTAGGCGACGGTGCTGCAAAAATGCTGTCTTTTGATATCTCCATGTTGAAGAATACGAAGAAATCACCGGAACCAGGCAGTGCTGGCAAGAGGAAACATGAGCTTTCTCCGCTTGTACCACAAAGGCAGTGGTGCTCGTTGACATCTGCTGGCAAAACCAGGGAAGCAGACACATTTCTTGGATTTGAGAGTATCTTTTCGTTCCTCTGA